In the Candidatus Methylomirabilis limnetica genome, GAAGAGTCGCGACACCATAACCAGCGGCCGGACTCGACAAAGCGAGTCAGCTCGGCGGCTAGGGTTTACCCTGCCGCCACGACTGAGTACGGTCTCCGATTTACCTCAGTGTTGTGGCGAGATAACCTCTTTGCCTGCCAGTTTCACCCCGAGAAGAGTCAAATGCTAGGTTTGCAACTATTGAAGAACTTCGCCTCCCTCACGTAGATGCTGATCATTCCAGCGATTGACCTAAAAGGAGGCCAGGTCGTTCGGTTGTCGCAAGGCGATCCCCTGCGTCAAACCGCCTATTCCACCGATCCTATCGCCATGGCCAGAAGGTGGGAGGAGGAGGGGGCTTCGATCCTGCACATGGTCGATCTTGACGGAGCCTTTTCTGGAACGCCGCAGCAGCTTTCGGTTGTCGCCAAAGTGGCTCAGTCGATCAAGATCCCTGTGCAACTTGGCGGCGGGTTACGAAGCCTGGCCGCTTTGGAGCAGGCGTTCGCCTCTGGTATCGAGAGGGCTATTATTGGGACTGCTGCCATAGAGGATGAGGGGTTCCTGATAGAGGCGGCCAGTCGCTATCCTGGTCGCATCATCCTGGGTATCGATGCCAAGAACGGTAAGGTTGCGGTACGGGGTTGGGCGGCGAACACTGACCTTCTCGCCTCCGACTTGGCGATACGATCGGCCGATCTGCCACTGGCGGCGATTATCTATACCGACATCGAGCGGGACGGGATGCTCACTGGACCGAACGTGGACGCCTTGCGCCGTATGGCTCAGGCAGCTCGCCACCCGATCATTGCTTCCGGTGGGGTTGCCACACTTGACGACCTGACGAGGCTCGCCAAGCTGGAGCCGACGTACATCATTGGCGCCCTGGTCGGAAAGGCTCTCTACGAGGGCAGATTCTCGCTGAAGGAAGCGATCGCGGCTGCGAGATAAACCATGCTGGCTAAACGGATTATACCATGTCTTGACGTCAAAGACGGTCGCGTCGTCAAAGGGACGCGGTTTGTGGACCTCCGGGACGCTGGCGATCCGGTAGAAGTGGCGGCCCTGTATGACCAGCAGGGAGCTGACGAGCTGGTCTTTCTCGATATCACCGCCTCCTATGAGCGGCGGGACATCTTAGTTGACGTGGTCCGTCGGACGGCCGACACTGCCTTTACCCCCCTCACCGTTGGTGGCGGGATCCGGACGGTAGAGGATATCCGTACGCTGCTTCTCGCAGGCGCCGATAAGGTTTCGCTCAACACTGCGGCCGTAGAGCGCCCGGAGTTGCTCACTGAGGCTGCCATGCGGTTCGGAAGTCAGTGCATTGTGCTCGCCATCGACGCGAAACAGATCAGTGATAGTTTCGAGTTTAAAGTTTCGAGTTCCGAGTTGGCAGATGCAGGTGGGGTCGATCTTTCAAAGGACCCGAAACTCG is a window encoding:
- the hisA gene encoding 1-(5-phosphoribosyl)-5-[(5-phosphoribosylamino)methylideneamino]imidazole-4-carboxamide isomerase; translation: MLIIPAIDLKGGQVVRLSQGDPLRQTAYSTDPIAMARRWEEEGASILHMVDLDGAFSGTPQQLSVVAKVAQSIKIPVQLGGGLRSLAALEQAFASGIERAIIGTAAIEDEGFLIEAASRYPGRIILGIDAKNGKVAVRGWAANTDLLASDLAIRSADLPLAAIIYTDIERDGMLTGPNVDALRRMAQAARHPIIASGGVATLDDLTRLAKLEPTYIIGALVGKALYEGRFSLKEAIAAAR
- the hisF gene encoding imidazole glycerol phosphate synthase subunit HisF; protein product: MLAKRIIPCLDVKDGRVVKGTRFVDLRDAGDPVEVAALYDQQGADELVFLDITASYERRDILVDVVRRTADTAFTPLTVGGGIRTVEDIRTLLLAGADKVSLNTAAVERPELLTEAAMRFGSQCIVLAIDAKQISDSFEFKVSSSELADAGGVDLSKDPKLETRNSKLRWQVYTHGGRTPIGLDVVEWAKRGEVLGAGEILLTSMDRDGTKDGYDLALTRAVADAVTIPVIASGGAGTVEHLCEALVEGGADAALAASIFHFRECSIEDAKAYLRSRGVPVRD